Proteins from one Coffea arabica cultivar ET-39 chromosome 8c, Coffea Arabica ET-39 HiFi, whole genome shotgun sequence genomic window:
- the LOC140013366 gene encoding uncharacterized protein encodes MESAASSISLNQPWVAAGDFNVIVAAEEREGGAPANVRNMDEFNASMFNCSLSAIDFDGSRFTWTNGPIWQCLDRALGNRLWSEAYPLSRVSHMARERSDHSPLLIRYASNRVGLSCFRFLNIWQRYPQFREIVSEAWSKEVYGMGMVRFYNKLKTVRDKLKHWNREVFGNVSSKVAETEQELKQRESEYDLIRDEESKADNELMKWLPTIEEIHEVVFEMDIQSSPGPDGFGAGFFQSYWDIIKDDLIMAIQDFFQGMEQPKSWSHSLLVLIVKVEGASHWREFRPISLCNELVLDLDRSLVDPNLILKLDMEKAYDRVDWSFLLFMLRQYGFEEVVVDLLFRTFSNSWFSILINGEPTGFVKSYQSTSKVIPLELEDAIYGREDCPYTKCPVFLSHLFTLGALTVEGSVAALRLRPKSHRLVGEFFLSNGWNEQWLRRLLPGHLVSKNLELRIFPNTRDQMIWTASPLGSFTVSSAWEVLCSKYNQSAIDSLVWSSVVSLKISFFARHLL; translated from the exons ATGGAAAGTGCTGCTTCGTCAATTTCTCTAAATCAACCTTGGGTAGCAGCAGGTGACTTCAATGTCATAGTTGCAGCAGAGGAGCGTGAAGGGGGGGCTCCCGCCAATGTTCGGAACATGGATGAATTTAATGCTTCCATGTTTAATTGCAGCCTATCTgcaattgattttgatggatctCGTTTCACATGGACTAATGGGCCGATCTGGCAGTGCTTGGACCGGGCATTGGGGAATAGGCTGTGGTCTGAGGCTTATCCGCTATCTAGGGTTTCTCATATGGCCAGAGAGAGATCTGATCATAGCCCTCTTTTGATTCGATATGCAAGCAATAGGGTGGGGTTGTCTTGTTTTCGATTTCTTAATATTTGGCAGCGTTACCCCCAGTTCCGGGAGATAGTGTCAGAAGCGTGGAGTAAAGAGGTCTATGGCATGGGGATGGTTAGATTTTACAATAAGCTCAAAACAGTGCGGGACAAATTGAAGCATTGGAATCGTGAGGTGTTTGGCAATGTTTCTTCTAAGGTGGCAGAGACTGAGCAAGAGTTGAAACAAAGGGAGTCAGAGTATGATTTGATTAGGGATGAAGAGTCtaag GCTGATAATGAGCTGATGAAATGGCTTCCTACGATCGAGGAAATCCATGAGGTAGTGTTTGAAATGGACATACAGAGTTCACCAGGTCCGGATGGGTTTGGAGCAGGATTTTTTCAAAGTTACTGGGACATTATTAAAGATGATTTGATTATGGCTATTCAGGATTTCTTCCAAGGTATGGAGCAACCCAAGAGCTGGTCCCACTCTTTGTTGGTGCTCATCGTGAAAGTAGAGGGTGCATCCCACTGGAGGGAGTTTCGGCCCATTAGCCTTTGTAAT GAGTTGGTTTTAGACTTGGATAGGAGTTTGGTTGACCCAAACTTGATCTTGAAGTTGGACATGGAGAAGGCATACGATCGGGTCGATTGGTCGTTCTTACTTTTTATGCTTAGGCAATATGGCTTTGAAGAGGTTGTAGTGGATTTGCTCTTTCGCACGTTCTCTAATTCTTGGTTCTCAATCCTAATTAATGGGGAGCCAACAGGCTTTGTGAAGTCCTATCAG AGTACGTCAAAAGTTATTCCATTGGAGCTCGAAGATGCTATCTATGGGAGGGAAGATTGTCCTTATACGAAGTGTCCTGTGTTCCTTTCCCATCTATTTACTCTAGGTGCTCTAACCGTCGAAGGCAGTGTTGCTGCACTTAGGCTGA GGCCTAAGTCACACAGGTTGGTAGGGGAGTTCTTTCTCTCTAATGGTTGGAATGAACAATGGCTTCGACGGCTTCTTCCGGGGCACTTGGTGTCAAAGAACTTAGAGCTGCGTATATTTCCCAATACTCGGGATCAAATGATTTGGACGGCGTCACCTTTGGGGAGTTTTACTGTGTCTTCAGCTTGGGAGGTTCTTTGCTCCAAGTACAACCAGTCTGCTATTGATTCATTGGTCTGGAGCTCGGTGGTCTCTCTGAAGATTTCCTTCTTTGCTCGGCATTTGTTGTGA